A section of the Gloeobacter violaceus PCC 7421 genome encodes:
- a CDS encoding carbohydrate kinase family protein produces the protein MVVLVTGAAVVDILVSAPQELPAPGASRLTDTIALAAGGCGVNTAIGLARLGVPVEFAAHLGADGAGEWIKAELSRAGVGLAHFRQSAEVATKSAVVLLSAAGERSFLRTRGGGNAIARADLEHLDWSGIGHLHIGGCYSLRRLLGEDLAAVLRSARRAGVVTCLDTVWSSDGNWEALLPALGQIDHLLPSLAEARAITGESTPQAMARWLIAHGSTRVIIKLGERGAYACGPDIDAVVPALPVPGGRVIDTTGAGDAFCAGYLAALAEGLTAPRAVRWANAWGAVAVSGLGATAALRDRSQLEALVVPTE, from the coding sequence GTGGTCGTCCTGGTCACCGGCGCTGCCGTCGTCGACATCCTGGTGAGCGCCCCGCAGGAGCTGCCCGCCCCCGGCGCCAGCCGACTCACCGACACGATTGCCCTCGCCGCCGGGGGGTGCGGTGTCAATACGGCGATTGGGCTGGCCCGGCTCGGGGTGCCGGTCGAATTTGCCGCCCACCTGGGAGCCGACGGCGCCGGGGAGTGGATTAAAGCCGAATTGAGCAGGGCCGGGGTGGGCCTCGCCCACTTTCGGCAGTCGGCGGAGGTTGCCACCAAAAGTGCGGTCGTGCTGTTGTCCGCTGCCGGCGAGCGCTCGTTTTTGCGCACCAGGGGCGGCGGCAACGCCATCGCCCGGGCGGATCTGGAACATTTGGACTGGTCGGGGATAGGCCACCTGCACATCGGCGGCTGCTACTCGCTGCGGCGGCTTCTGGGTGAAGATCTGGCCGCCGTCTTGCGCTCGGCGCGGCGGGCCGGGGTAGTCACCTGCCTGGATACCGTCTGGAGCAGCGACGGGAACTGGGAAGCGCTGCTGCCCGCCCTCGGGCAAATCGATCACCTGCTGCCGAGCTTGGCGGAGGCCCGGGCGATCACGGGCGAATCGACGCCCCAGGCGATGGCCCGCTGGTTGATAGCGCACGGCAGCACCCGCGTGATTATCAAGCTGGGCGAGCGGGGCGCCTACGCCTGCGGCCCGGACATCGATGCGGTGGTGCCGGCCCTGCCGGTCCCCGGCGGCCGGGTGATCGACACCACTGGAGCCGGGGACGCTTTTTGCGCCGGCTATCTGGCTGCGCTGGCGGAGGGGCTTACCGCCCCCCGGGCGGTGCGCTGGGCCAACGCCTGGGGGGCAGTTGCCGTGAGCGGCCTGGGAGCCACCGCGGCGCTTCGAGATCGCTCCCAGTTGGAAGCGCTGGTCGTCCCTACGGAGTGA
- a CDS encoding class I SAM-dependent methyltransferase encodes MADIRFRPLWPGLVAGALLVTGAAGLAVYRPAAVGAEQVATAAIEQQIRSAMANPVRTEQQRARDAYRHPLETLTFFGLRPEMTVVELWPGGGWYTTLLAPVVAERGKLVVSTFDANGPKESGMTRGARALNERLASDPKTYGKVQTVLIAPPDSLTLGPDNSADLVLTFRNIHNWAAAGYEDKVYAAAFKVLKKGGTFGVEEHRARPGVSVAESIKTGYMPEDYVIKKIEAAGFKLTSKSEINANPRDTRDHVGGVWTLPPTLSQGEKDREKYLAIGESDRMTLKFTKP; translated from the coding sequence ATGGCCGATATTAGGTTCCGTCCGTTGTGGCCCGGCCTCGTGGCCGGCGCGCTGCTGGTCACCGGTGCCGCCGGGCTTGCCGTCTATCGCCCGGCGGCGGTGGGCGCCGAGCAGGTGGCAACCGCCGCCATCGAGCAACAGATCCGCTCAGCGATGGCAAACCCCGTACGCACCGAGCAGCAGCGCGCCCGCGACGCCTATCGCCATCCCCTGGAGACACTCACGTTTTTTGGGCTGCGCCCGGAGATGACCGTGGTCGAATTGTGGCCCGGCGGCGGCTGGTACACGACGCTCCTCGCCCCGGTGGTCGCCGAGCGCGGCAAGCTGGTGGTGAGCACCTTCGATGCCAACGGCCCCAAAGAGTCGGGCATGACCCGCGGCGCCCGTGCCCTCAACGAAAGACTCGCCTCCGACCCCAAGACCTACGGCAAAGTGCAGACAGTCCTCATCGCTCCCCCCGACAGCCTCACCCTCGGCCCCGACAACTCGGCGGACCTGGTGCTCACCTTCCGCAACATCCACAACTGGGCGGCGGCGGGCTACGAGGATAAAGTCTACGCTGCCGCCTTCAAAGTGCTCAAAAAAGGCGGCACCTTCGGCGTCGAGGAGCACCGTGCCCGGCCGGGGGTGAGCGTCGCTGAAAGCATCAAGACCGGCTATATGCCCGAAGACTATGTGATCAAAAAGATCGAAGCCGCCGGTTTCAAGCTGACCTCCAAGTCCGAGATCAATGCCAACCCCAGGGACACCCGCGACCACGTCGGCGGCGTCTGGACCTTGCCGCCCACCCTCAGCCAGGGCGAGAAGGACCGCGAAAAATACCTGGCCATCGGGGAGAGCGACCGGATGACCCTCAAGTTCACCAAGCCTTGA
- a CDS encoding endonuclease/exonuclease/phosphatase family protein: MIRRQDFPTPARIAAAGLLAGSLLLGSLSMARAFTQNPATVFINEIHYDNTGTDAGEAVEIAGPAGTDLSGWSIVLYNGSGGAVYTTTALGGTIADQQNGFGTVAVSYPSNGIQNGSPDGIALVSPGGTVVQFLSYEGSFAATDGPASGLTSTDIGVAETGSEPLGLSLQLTGSGTVYQDFAWAAPADDSFGQINGSQGFGGGPLPTLSVAVSPASFSEAAGAAAATGTVTRSGSAEAAVSVNLSSSDGSEAVVPATVTIAAGASSAAFAVDAVDDAISDGSQAVTITAAAPGFATGTTGLTVTDDEPVSVTPIREIQGKAQISPKNGQFVSNVPGIVTAKRSNGFYLQDPAPDSDEGTSEAIFVFTSSAPTVAVGDSLTVSGTVTEFIPGGASTGNLSITEITSPAITVISSGNPLPAPMVIGVGGRVPPTQVIDDDGLTSFDPAGDGIDFYESFEAMRVQVNGAVATSPTLTFNEGESDENSEIIVLADGGAGAALRTTRGGIVIRPGDFNPERIFLGDAIARPGQILPKLNVGDSFSGPVVGVLDYSFGNFKLLVTETLPGTASAGLTPEQTTLAAGGSQLTIASFNVENLDPGDTERIAGLAAAVTGNLKSPDILVLQEVQDNNGPTDDGTVDSTTTLADLAAAIAGVGGPAYNFRFINPVNNQDGGEPGGNIRVVFLFNPARVSFIDRPAPDGTDLSTTAVGAVDGPSGLELTFSPGRIDPANPAFDDSRKPLVGEFLFNGRKLFVVGNHFNSKGGDTPLFGAAQPPVLNSEPQRLGQATAVNSFVQSLLALDAKASVIVLGDLNDFQFSPPLATLQQGGILSNLIDAVSPADAYTFNFQGNSQVLDHILLSGSLAAGAEIDIVHLDSEFADALSDHDPPLARLDLVLAPLSVTGVSPTSGPVGTQITIAGTGFVAGGTTVRFRGGVEASAVAVNGDGTQLTVTVPAGARSGRIAVRTGGRAVLTPGRFVVTP; this comes from the coding sequence GTGATTCGTCGTCAAGACTTCCCCACCCCGGCGCGGATCGCCGCCGCCGGCCTGCTTGCAGGCAGTCTGCTGTTGGGCTCCCTGTCGATGGCCCGGGCTTTTACCCAGAACCCGGCGACGGTATTTATCAACGAAATTCACTACGACAACACCGGCACCGACGCGGGTGAGGCGGTCGAGATCGCCGGACCCGCCGGTACCGACCTCAGCGGCTGGTCGATCGTGCTCTACAACGGCAGCGGCGGCGCCGTCTATACGACCACCGCGCTTGGCGGTACGATCGCCGACCAACAAAACGGCTTTGGGACGGTGGCGGTCTCCTATCCGAGCAACGGTATCCAGAACGGTTCGCCCGACGGCATCGCCCTGGTCTCTCCCGGCGGCACGGTGGTCCAGTTTTTGAGCTACGAAGGCAGCTTCGCCGCCACCGACGGCCCGGCAAGCGGTCTGACTTCGACGGATATCGGGGTGGCCGAGACCGGTTCGGAGCCCCTGGGCCTCTCGCTGCAACTCACCGGCAGCGGTACGGTCTATCAAGATTTTGCCTGGGCGGCACCCGCCGACGATTCGTTCGGTCAGATTAACGGCAGCCAGGGCTTCGGGGGCGGTCCGCTGCCGACTTTGAGCGTGGCGGTGAGCCCGGCTAGTTTCTCGGAGGCGGCCGGGGCCGCTGCCGCTACCGGTACCGTTACCCGCTCCGGCAGCGCCGAAGCGGCAGTGAGCGTCAATCTCAGCAGCTCCGACGGCTCGGAGGCGGTCGTGCCGGCTACCGTCACGATTGCGGCGGGGGCCAGTTCCGCTGCCTTTGCCGTCGATGCCGTGGACGATGCGATAAGCGACGGCTCCCAGGCGGTGACGATTACCGCTGCCGCCCCGGGCTTTGCCACCGGCACCACCGGGCTCACCGTCACCGACGACGAGCCGGTGAGCGTCACGCCCATCCGCGAGATCCAGGGCAAGGCACAGATTTCGCCCAAGAACGGCCAATTTGTCTCCAATGTGCCGGGGATTGTGACGGCGAAGCGCTCCAACGGCTTCTACCTGCAAGATCCGGCTCCCGACAGCGACGAGGGCACCTCCGAAGCGATCTTCGTCTTCACCAGTTCCGCTCCCACCGTGGCGGTGGGCGACTCGCTGACGGTAAGCGGCACAGTCACCGAATTTATTCCCGGCGGGGCAAGCACTGGCAATCTGTCGATCACAGAGATCACCAGCCCGGCGATTACGGTCATCTCCTCCGGCAACCCCCTGCCGGCGCCGATGGTGATCGGTGTGGGCGGCCGGGTGCCTCCGACCCAGGTGATCGACGACGACGGACTGACGAGCTTCGACCCGGCCGGCGACGGCATCGATTTTTACGAGAGCTTCGAAGCGATGCGTGTGCAGGTCAACGGTGCTGTGGCCACCAGCCCGACGCTGACTTTTAACGAAGGTGAGTCCGACGAAAACAGCGAAATTATCGTCCTGGCCGATGGCGGTGCAGGCGCTGCGTTGCGCACCACCCGCGGCGGCATCGTCATCCGCCCCGGCGACTTCAACCCGGAGCGGATCTTCCTGGGCGATGCGATCGCCCGCCCCGGCCAGATTCTGCCCAAGCTCAACGTCGGCGACAGCTTCAGCGGCCCGGTGGTGGGCGTGCTCGACTACAGCTTCGGCAACTTCAAGCTGCTGGTGACCGAGACCCTGCCCGGAACGGCCAGTGCAGGGCTCACTCCCGAGCAGACCACCCTGGCGGCAGGCGGCAGCCAGTTGACAATTGCCAGCTTTAACGTCGAGAACCTGGATCCCGGCGACACCGAACGCATCGCCGGTCTTGCCGCCGCGGTCACCGGCAACCTCAAATCCCCGGACATCCTGGTATTGCAGGAGGTCCAGGACAATAACGGCCCCACCGACGACGGCACGGTCGATTCGACCACCACCCTCGCGGATCTGGCGGCGGCGATCGCGGGCGTGGGCGGTCCCGCCTACAACTTCCGCTTCATCAACCCCGTCAACAACCAGGACGGCGGCGAGCCGGGCGGCAATATCCGTGTCGTCTTCCTGTTCAACCCGGCCCGGGTCAGCTTTATCGACCGGCCTGCCCCGGACGGTACGGATCTTTCCACGACAGCCGTCGGTGCCGTAGACGGTCCTTCGGGTCTGGAACTCACCTTCAGCCCCGGCCGCATCGACCCGGCCAACCCGGCTTTTGACGACAGCCGCAAGCCCTTGGTGGGCGAATTTCTCTTTAACGGCCGCAAGCTCTTTGTGGTGGGCAACCACTTCAACTCCAAAGGCGGCGACACGCCGCTATTTGGCGCCGCCCAGCCGCCGGTGCTCAACTCCGAGCCCCAGCGCCTCGGCCAGGCCACGGCAGTCAATAGCTTCGTCCAGTCGTTGCTCGCTCTCGATGCCAAGGCGAGCGTCATCGTCCTGGGCGATCTCAACGACTTCCAGTTCTCGCCGCCCCTGGCCACCCTCCAGCAGGGCGGTATCCTCTCCAACTTGATCGACGCGGTCAGCCCCGCCGACGCCTACACCTTCAACTTCCAGGGCAACTCCCAGGTGCTCGACCACATCTTGTTGAGCGGCAGTCTGGCGGCGGGGGCGGAGATCGACATCGTCCACCTCGATTCGGAATTCGCCGATGCACTGAGCGATCACGACCCGCCCCTGGCCCGCCTCGATCTGGTGCTCGCACCGCTTTCGGTCACGGGCGTCAGTCCCACCAGCGGTCCGGTGGGCACCCAGATCACGATTGCGGGCACGGGCTTCGTCGCGGGCGGTACGACGGTGCGCTTCCGGGGCGGGGTCGAAGCGTCCGCGGTGGCGGTCAACGGCGACGGCACCCAACTGACGGTCACGGTACCTGCGGGAGCGCGATCCGGCCGGATCGCGGTGCGCACCGGCGGCCGCGCTGTCCTCACCCCCGGCCGCTTCGTGGTCACTCCGTAG
- a CDS encoding class I SAM-dependent methyltransferase, with amino-acid sequence MDEQGQGRLRLPHEIDPNEAAFDSLSAEYDERYALSAVGCLQRRQVWRRIAGLFLPGGRILELGCGTGLDAEYLAGLGVQVLATDLSPAMAALAARRCRELPAVAVRVLAAEQIGTLEDTFEGVFSNFAALNCVLDLNAFAAALAARLRPGGAAALVLFGRLCWWEMAGYGLRGRWPEATRRLRPGVVRASIGSGREVALRYYSPTQVRRAFSPWFRLEATAAVGFAVPPTYWDGFVRARPRLLAFGQRVDRAVGGLWPFNRCGDHTLYVLRRR; translated from the coding sequence ATGGATGAACAAGGTCAAGGCAGACTGAGGCTACCACACGAGATCGACCCGAATGAAGCGGCCTTCGACAGTCTTTCGGCCGAGTACGACGAACGATACGCGCTGAGCGCCGTGGGTTGTCTGCAGCGCCGACAGGTTTGGAGGCGCATCGCCGGATTGTTCCTACCCGGCGGTCGGATTTTGGAATTGGGCTGCGGCACCGGTCTGGATGCGGAGTACCTGGCGGGGCTTGGAGTGCAGGTGCTCGCCACCGATCTTTCCCCGGCGATGGCCGCCTTGGCCGCCCGGCGCTGCCGGGAGTTGCCCGCGGTTGCGGTGCGGGTGCTGGCCGCCGAGCAGATCGGCACCCTCGAAGACACTTTCGAGGGCGTCTTCTCCAACTTTGCCGCCCTCAACTGCGTGCTCGATCTAAATGCCTTTGCCGCCGCCCTCGCCGCCCGCCTGCGACCGGGAGGGGCGGCGGCTCTGGTGTTGTTCGGCCGCCTTTGCTGGTGGGAGATGGCGGGTTACGGCCTGCGGGGGCGCTGGCCCGAGGCGACCCGCCGCCTGCGCCCCGGGGTGGTGCGCGCTTCGATCGGCAGCGGCAGGGAGGTGGCCTTGCGCTACTACAGTCCTACTCAAGTGCGGCGGGCTTTTTCACCCTGGTTCCGCCTCGAGGCGACGGCGGCGGTGGGCTTTGCCGTGCCCCCCACCTACTGGGACGGCTTTGTGCGCGCCCGGCCGCGCCTGCTTGCTTTCGGCCAACGGGTCGATCGGGCGGTGGGCGGTCTGTGGCCTTTCAACCGCTGTGGAGACCACACACTCTACGTGCTGCGCCGTCGGTAA
- a CDS encoding AAA family ATPase, whose translation MSSNANNPLAKGLLGAGWRPLGRSLDWEYLGHLALRDTWKLSQKTLDIASDLADALSRREHPWWANLLNAFSENMQYELDEYWDYITPEPAAPDYRFKDTLSIDRPVVQAVGRDSIPIDYVLNRLQETVILRILALLGRPDSITQYYLDRHFEFPVEQFVDWDRMLVPGTLFAYWSAHQVWLKICLSQQQGKQQYSLIAIELLPLINKTAYNLAVMLSGYQSRIGQLASPYAIRSFPQEVQAFTDAVQQAVLDGDHLAVLVHGEPGTGKTAWAQAVSKEILQPLGFVTFILDHDAVENFAPPAYLERVCLIVNEADNLAQNRASEVAQASGKTEHILGLLDGTLYRSVIDESGLHAQQKLVVILTCNTTERLDPAVLRKGRIDLISQFTYRFV comes from the coding sequence GTGAGCAGTAACGCGAACAACCCGCTGGCGAAGGGTTTGCTCGGGGCCGGCTGGCGTCCACTGGGCCGCTCGCTGGACTGGGAGTACCTGGGGCATCTGGCCCTGCGCGATACCTGGAAGCTCAGCCAGAAGACCCTCGATATCGCAAGCGATCTGGCCGATGCCCTCAGCCGCCGCGAGCATCCCTGGTGGGCTAACCTGCTGAATGCGTTCTCCGAGAACATGCAGTACGAATTGGACGAATATTGGGACTACATCACGCCGGAGCCCGCCGCGCCCGACTACCGCTTCAAAGACACTCTGAGCATCGATCGGCCGGTGGTGCAGGCGGTGGGCCGCGATAGCATTCCGATCGACTATGTGCTCAATCGGCTGCAGGAGACGGTTATTCTGCGCATTCTCGCTTTGCTGGGCCGCCCCGATTCGATCACCCAGTACTATCTCGATCGCCACTTCGAGTTTCCGGTAGAGCAATTTGTCGACTGGGACCGGATGTTGGTGCCGGGGACGCTGTTTGCCTACTGGAGCGCGCACCAGGTGTGGCTCAAAATTTGCCTCTCGCAGCAGCAGGGCAAGCAGCAGTACAGCCTCATCGCCATCGAGCTTTTGCCGCTGATCAACAAGACCGCCTACAACCTGGCGGTGATGCTGAGCGGTTATCAGAGCCGCATCGGCCAGCTGGCCAGCCCCTATGCGATCCGCTCGTTTCCGCAGGAGGTACAGGCGTTTACCGACGCGGTGCAGCAGGCGGTGTTGGACGGGGATCATCTGGCGGTGCTGGTGCACGGCGAACCCGGGACCGGCAAAACCGCCTGGGCGCAGGCGGTGTCCAAAGAAATTCTGCAGCCGCTCGGGTTTGTGACGTTTATCCTCGATCACGACGCGGTCGAAAACTTCGCTCCGCCCGCCTATCTGGAGCGCGTCTGCCTGATTGTCAACGAAGCGGACAACCTCGCCCAGAACCGTGCGAGCGAAGTCGCCCAGGCCAGCGGCAAGACCGAACACATCCTGGGTTTGCTCGACGGCACGCTCTACAGGAGTGTCATCGACGAGTCGGGTCTGCACGCCCAGCAGAAGCTGGTGGTCATCCTCACCTGCAACACCACCGAGCGCCTCGACCCGGCGGTGCTGCGCAAGGGGCGCATCGATCTCATCTCGCAATTTACCTATCGCTTTGTGTGA
- the gntT gene encoding guanitoxin biosynthesis MATE family efflux transporter GntT, which yields MSTQPVPAAPPLVGRFWRLSVVNVLSNLMVPLAGLISTAFLGHLPQVSSLAGVALATVLFNYIYWTFGFLRMGTTGLTAQAAGQGDHDRVLLVAVRHWLLALALGIAIVLLQAPLRTVGFALLSAAPDVKEAAYRFYDALIWGAPATLINFVLVGWFLGREQSGRVLVLTAITAFANVALDYLFIVQWGWQSAGAGAATAISQYLALAAGLAFVAVEVRPGAVAKVAHRIFDLVELQAIFSLNRDLVVRTFVLVTILGTFTNLGAAMGTDVLAANAVLMQVVSLAAYFIDGVAFATESLAGYFKGGGNFRQLRSLLYLAGAVSFTLGVAFALVFIAFPGPLFGLLTDRAELIERLARHAIWLLPVLAVGSLTWMLDGYFLGLTESKILRTSAIGAAVGFVPLAALAWQQQSEPLLWLAVTTYMVGRLIPLTLRVGTVGDR from the coding sequence GTGAGCACCCAACCCGTTCCTGCCGCCCCGCCGCTGGTCGGCCGCTTCTGGCGGTTGTCCGTCGTCAATGTCCTCTCCAACCTGATGGTGCCCCTGGCGGGGCTGATCAGCACGGCTTTTCTGGGGCACCTCCCGCAGGTGAGTTCCCTGGCGGGGGTGGCCCTGGCCACGGTGCTGTTCAACTACATCTACTGGACCTTCGGCTTTTTGCGCATGGGCACCACGGGGCTCACCGCCCAGGCGGCCGGGCAGGGCGACCACGACCGGGTGTTGCTGGTGGCGGTGCGGCACTGGCTGCTGGCGCTCGCTTTGGGGATCGCCATCGTGCTGTTGCAGGCCCCCCTGCGCACGGTGGGTTTTGCTCTCCTGAGCGCCGCTCCGGACGTTAAAGAGGCTGCCTATCGCTTCTACGACGCGCTCATCTGGGGCGCACCCGCAACCCTCATCAACTTTGTGCTGGTCGGCTGGTTTCTGGGGCGCGAACAGAGCGGCCGGGTGCTGGTGCTCACGGCGATTACCGCCTTTGCGAACGTCGCGCTCGATTATTTGTTTATCGTGCAATGGGGCTGGCAGAGCGCCGGGGCCGGAGCCGCCACCGCCATAAGCCAGTACCTCGCCCTGGCGGCGGGCCTGGCCTTCGTGGCCGTCGAAGTCCGACCGGGGGCAGTAGCCAAGGTGGCGCACCGGATTTTTGATCTGGTCGAGCTGCAGGCCATCTTTTCGCTCAACCGCGATCTGGTGGTGCGCACGTTCGTGCTGGTGACGATCCTCGGAACTTTCACCAACCTGGGCGCGGCGATGGGAACCGATGTACTCGCCGCCAATGCCGTGCTGATGCAGGTGGTGTCGCTCGCCGCCTATTTTATCGACGGGGTGGCCTTTGCCACCGAGAGCCTGGCGGGCTACTTCAAAGGTGGGGGCAACTTCCGGCAACTGCGCTCACTGCTCTATCTGGCAGGCGCGGTAAGCTTTACTTTGGGCGTAGCTTTTGCCCTGGTGTTCATTGCCTTTCCCGGGCCGCTGTTCGGCCTGCTCACCGACCGCGCGGAGCTGATCGAACGGCTTGCCCGCCATGCCATCTGGCTGTTGCCGGTGCTCGCGGTCGGTTCGCTCACCTGGATGCTGGACGGCTACTTTCTGGGCCTCACCGAAAGCAAAATCCTGCGCACCTCGGCCATCGGAGCCGCCGTGGGCTTTGTGCCCCTCGCCGCGCTTGCCTGGCAGCAGCAGTCGGAGCCATTGTTGTGGCTGGCCGTCACCACCTATATGGTCGGCCGTCTGATCCCGCTCACTTTGCGGGTGGGAACGGTGGGCGATCGGTAG
- a CDS encoding efflux RND transporter periplasmic adaptor subunit, whose translation MATSQLNAEFKWPALWRWLLVGVGVVGVAVAIFTFAIPRPDPAAKFEKFLTAAERISTDVRITSAGQVAPNRKVNVGPKEAGLLTKLYVDQGDAVREGQVLAQMDASRIVSEVAAAKAARDLAAAQYQEARNGFRPQEIDQVRADLRAAQANVDIAGNNLVREERLFTERAIAETQVINRRLEFSRAQDALKAAQEKFSLYKAGTRNEQVLAAKARLDQAEATYRNNRTRLADLTIRAPFSGIISQRYAQPGAFVSPTVNTSGDSANSSSILLLIDRLEVLATVAESDIARIKVGQPVQITTSAYPGTVFKGTVRLVAPEAVTESGITQFQVRVRLDDEAARTLKSRLNVTVNFVAGRVNGVLVVPTTALITRDGKTGVLVPDAKKGPTYREVGTGVSLGDKTQILSGLSDGEKLFAKLPPDVNIEEVLGKSNDFR comes from the coding sequence ATGGCGACATCCCAGCTGAACGCTGAGTTCAAATGGCCGGCGCTGTGGCGCTGGTTGCTTGTGGGCGTTGGTGTGGTCGGGGTAGCGGTGGCGATCTTTACGTTTGCCATTCCCCGACCCGATCCGGCAGCCAAGTTCGAGAAATTTTTGACCGCCGCGGAGCGCATCAGCACCGACGTGCGCATCACCTCCGCGGGCCAGGTGGCTCCCAACCGCAAGGTCAACGTCGGCCCCAAGGAGGCGGGCTTGTTGACGAAGCTCTACGTCGATCAAGGCGACGCGGTCCGCGAGGGACAAGTGCTCGCCCAGATGGATGCCAGTCGAATCGTCAGCGAAGTGGCGGCGGCCAAAGCGGCGCGCGATCTGGCCGCGGCGCAGTACCAGGAGGCGCGCAACGGTTTTCGGCCCCAGGAGATCGACCAGGTGCGCGCGGATCTGCGCGCCGCCCAGGCCAACGTCGACATCGCCGGCAACAACCTGGTGCGCGAGGAGCGGCTTTTCACCGAGCGGGCGATCGCCGAGACCCAGGTGATCAACCGCCGCCTGGAATTCTCCCGCGCCCAGGACGCCCTCAAGGCGGCCCAGGAAAAATTCAGTCTCTACAAAGCCGGCACCCGCAACGAACAGGTGCTCGCAGCCAAGGCCCGGCTCGACCAGGCCGAGGCGACCTACCGCAACAACCGGACGCGCCTCGCGGATCTGACCATCCGCGCACCCTTCTCGGGTATCATCTCCCAGCGCTATGCCCAGCCGGGGGCGTTCGTCTCGCCAACGGTCAACACCTCGGGCGATTCGGCCAACTCCAGTTCGATCTTGCTGCTGATTGATCGGCTGGAGGTGCTCGCCACCGTGGCCGAGTCGGACATCGCCCGCATCAAGGTGGGCCAGCCGGTGCAAATCACCACCTCGGCCTACCCGGGCACCGTCTTCAAGGGCACCGTGCGGCTGGTGGCCCCCGAGGCGGTCACCGAAAGCGGCATCACCCAGTTTCAGGTGCGCGTGCGCCTGGATGACGAAGCGGCCCGCACCCTCAAGTCGCGCCTGAATGTGACGGTCAACTTCGTCGCGGGCCGGGTGAACGGCGTGCTGGTGGTGCCGACGACGGCACTGATCACCCGCGACGGCAAAACCGGTGTGCTGGTCCCCGACGCCAAAAAAGGCCCGACCTACCGCGAGGTGGGTACCGGTGTGAGCCTGGGGGACAAAACCCAGATCCTGAGCGGCCTGAGCGATGGCGAGAAACTCTTTGCCAAGTTGCCTCCCGATGTCAACATCGAGGAAGTCCTGGGCAAGAGCAACGACTTTAGATAA
- a CDS encoding carbohydrate kinase family protein: MSTHVLCLGEMLLDCLADQPDRPEAQVASWTSYPGGAPANVACALAAIGGKSCFVGCLGADPEGERLLAVLERSGVNTAGVQRAPWPTRKVYVTRTAAGERTFASFGGHPPDAFADTHLQAEKITPDLFDGAAFLTLGTLMMAFPDSARAVEGALDLADERFVKICLDVNWRPVFWEQPEQAPAVVRGLIERCDVLKVSEEEAEWLGMPSIEAITAAFDHLEGILLTRGENGCLWQVGERRGEHLGYRVPTVDTTGAGDAFVAALLHRLSRAPLRAWESEAAAVVDYACAAGALSTMIPGGIGSTPDEAAVQAFLRAQAL, from the coding sequence ATGTCGACCCACGTACTGTGCCTCGGTGAAATGCTCCTGGACTGCCTGGCGGACCAGCCGGACCGGCCCGAAGCGCAAGTCGCTTCCTGGACATCTTATCCGGGAGGGGCACCCGCCAACGTCGCCTGCGCCCTGGCGGCCATAGGCGGCAAGAGCTGCTTTGTCGGCTGTCTGGGCGCAGATCCGGAGGGCGAAAGGTTGCTGGCCGTGCTGGAGCGTAGCGGTGTCAATACTGCCGGTGTGCAGCGTGCTCCGTGGCCGACGCGCAAAGTCTACGTCACCCGCACCGCCGCGGGCGAGCGCACCTTCGCAAGCTTCGGCGGCCATCCGCCCGATGCCTTCGCCGATACCCACCTGCAGGCCGAAAAAATAACGCCGGACCTGTTCGACGGGGCGGCGTTTTTGACCCTGGGCACGCTGATGATGGCTTTCCCCGATTCGGCCCGGGCCGTCGAGGGCGCCCTGGATCTGGCGGATGAGCGATTCGTCAAGATTTGCCTCGATGTCAACTGGCGCCCGGTCTTCTGGGAGCAACCCGAACAGGCGCCTGCGGTGGTGCGCGGCCTCATCGAGCGCTGCGACGTACTGAAGGTGAGCGAGGAGGAAGCCGAGTGGCTGGGGATGCCTTCTATAGAGGCGATTACTGCGGCTTTTGATCACCTCGAAGGGATCTTGCTCACCCGGGGCGAGAACGGCTGCCTCTGGCAGGTGGGCGAACGGCGGGGCGAACATTTGGGCTATCGGGTGCCCACCGTGGACACCACCGGGGCCGGGGACGCCTTTGTGGCCGCCCTGCTGCACCGGCTGAGCCGCGCACCGCTACGCGCCTGGGAGAGCGAAGCGGCGGCCGTGGTCGATTACGCCTGCGCCGCGGGTGCTCTGAGCACGATGATCCCCGGCGGCATCGGCAGCACCCCGGACGAAGCGGCGGTGCAGGCTTTTCTGCGCGCTCAGGCGCTCTGA